One Deinococcus grandis DNA window includes the following coding sequences:
- a CDS encoding long-chain fatty acid--CoA ligase: MQGNMMDVQLTVPTILERIRTQYASREVVSLLVAGRDEQGNPVPHKHRTTYGQVADRARRLAGGLLGLGLGKGDRVATLAVNSFRHLEAYLGVPSAGLVLHTVNIRLHPEQIAWILNHAEDRVLLIENVFAAMIPALKAACPQLEHILVLGPTPQPIPLPGVQDYDTFVQESEALTRYPDLDERDAAAMCYTSGTTGNPKGVVYTHRSTVLHSLASAPKDALNVGEADSVLPIVPMFHVNAWGLPYTCAMYGAKQVYAGVFADGRSVATLLQDEAVTITAGVPTIWMGLLAELDRAAQAGQPYELGGLERLIVGGSAAPEAMIRAFQTRHNLALLQAWGMTETHPLGTASGVPHGVDPSSDEGFALRAKQGRTVPLIELDVLDDQGQRLPHDGKTMGRLIIRGPWVASSYFKGEGQSNFFDLDGQQWFDTGDIATLDDRGYMHIQDRAKDLIKSGGEWISSVDLENAIMAHPAVNLCAVIAMDDPKWDERPLAVVTPRPGQSVTHDELISFIAPRFAKWWLPDATVLTDSIPIGATGKILKRELRDQYRSYSSTQGLVTPAAPDRSE; encoded by the coding sequence ATGCAGGGCAACATGATGGACGTTCAACTGACCGTGCCGACCATTCTGGAACGCATCCGCACGCAGTACGCCAGCCGCGAGGTCGTCAGTCTCCTCGTGGCGGGGCGCGACGAGCAGGGCAATCCCGTGCCGCACAAGCACCGCACCACGTACGGGCAGGTCGCCGACCGCGCCCGGCGCCTCGCGGGGGGCCTGCTGGGCCTGGGCCTCGGGAAGGGGGACCGGGTGGCGACGCTGGCCGTGAACTCCTTCCGGCACCTGGAGGCGTACCTGGGCGTGCCCAGCGCGGGGCTGGTGCTGCACACCGTGAACATCCGCCTGCACCCCGAGCAGATCGCCTGGATCCTGAACCACGCCGAGGACCGCGTGCTGCTCATCGAGAACGTGTTCGCCGCGATGATCCCCGCCCTGAAGGCCGCGTGCCCGCAGCTGGAGCACATCCTGGTGCTGGGGCCCACGCCGCAGCCCATCCCGCTGCCGGGCGTGCAGGACTACGACACCTTCGTGCAGGAGAGCGAGGCCCTGACCCGCTACCCCGACCTGGACGAGCGGGACGCGGCCGCCATGTGCTACACGAGCGGCACGACCGGCAACCCCAAGGGCGTCGTGTACACGCACCGCAGCACGGTGCTGCACTCGCTGGCCAGCGCCCCGAAGGACGCCCTGAACGTCGGTGAGGCCGACAGTGTCCTGCCGATCGTGCCGATGTTCCACGTGAACGCGTGGGGCCTACCGTACACCTGCGCGATGTACGGCGCCAAGCAGGTGTACGCCGGGGTGTTCGCGGACGGCCGCAGCGTCGCGACGCTCCTTCAGGACGAGGCGGTGACGATCACGGCGGGCGTGCCCACCATCTGGATGGGCCTGCTGGCCGAACTGGACCGCGCCGCGCAGGCCGGGCAGCCGTACGAACTGGGCGGCCTGGAACGCCTGATCGTGGGGGGCAGCGCCGCGCCCGAGGCGATGATCCGCGCCTTCCAGACCCGCCACAATCTGGCGCTGCTGCAGGCCTGGGGCATGACCGAGACGCACCCCCTGGGCACCGCCAGCGGCGTCCCGCACGGCGTGGACCCCAGCAGCGACGAGGGCTTCGCCCTGCGCGCCAAGCAGGGCCGCACCGTGCCGCTGATCGAACTGGACGTGCTGGACGACCAGGGCCAGCGCCTTCCGCACGACGGGAAGACCATGGGCCGCCTGATCATCCGCGGGCCGTGGGTGGCCAGCAGCTACTTCAAGGGCGAGGGCCAGAGCAACTTCTTCGACCTGGACGGCCAGCAGTGGTTCGACACGGGCGACATCGCCACGCTGGACGACCGCGGATACATGCACATCCAGGACCGCGCCAAGGACCTGATCAAGAGCGGCGGCGAGTGGATCAGCTCGGTGGACTTGGAAAACGCGATCATGGCCCACCCGGCCGTGAACCTGTGCGCCGTGATCGCCATGGACGACCCCAAGTGGGACGAGCGCCCACTGGCCGTCGTGACGCCCAGGCCCGGCCAGAGCGTCACGCACGACGAACTGATCAGCTTCATCGCGCCGCGCTTCGCGAAGTGGTGGCTGCCCGACGCGACCGTCCTGACCGACAGCATCCCCATCGGCGCGACCGGCAAGATCCTTAAGCGTGAGCTGCGCGACCAGTACCGCAGTTACAGCAGCACCCAGGGGCTCGTGACGCCCGCCGCGCCCGACCGCAGCGAGTGA
- the ruvX gene encoding Holliday junction resolvase RuvX translates to MSAPTPDDAQGPAPTTVPVTLALDVSKHRIGFAVSAGRLAFGRGSVDRKRLPLDLKAVRLKVEETGAQQLVLGLPLRTDGAQSPSADRVQAFGRVLTEKGYRVIYQDERFTTRRARDLGAQDEDEAAAVQILELYLLGQ, encoded by the coding sequence ATGAGCGCTCCCACCCCCGACGACGCGCAGGGTCCAGCGCCGACCACCGTGCCGGTCACGCTGGCGCTGGACGTCAGCAAGCACCGCATCGGCTTCGCGGTCAGCGCCGGGCGGCTCGCCTTCGGGCGCGGCAGCGTGGACCGCAAGCGCCTCCCACTGGACCTGAAGGCCGTGCGGCTGAAGGTCGAGGAGACCGGCGCGCAGCAGCTCGTGCTGGGGCTGCCGCTGCGGACCGACGGCGCGCAGAGTCCCAGCGCGGACCGCGTGCAGGCCTTCGGGCGCGTCCTGACCGAGAAGGGCTACCGCGTGATCTACCAGGACGAACGCTTCACCACCCGCCGCGCCCGCGACCTCGGCGCGCAGGACGAGGACGAGGCGGCCGCCGTGCAGATCCTCGAACTGTACCTGCTGGGCCAGTAG
- a CDS encoding enoyl-CoA hydratase-related protein, whose product MSEAVITETTQAGVRTLTLNRPDKLNAANDALLLALTDALRRADAEDSVRVVVITGAGRGFCAGQDLGDVSGRDMTFTEHLNHTYNPLIRTIRRLNKPVISAVNGVAAGAGASLALAGDIRLWAQGASLIEVFSNIALVPDSGSTWFLPRLVGYHRAFELMALAERVRADDALRLCLCEQVFPDDTFRADVQAYAERLAARPANALKLTKQALVFAQTSTLDEALDQEAALQQIAGDHWEHEEGVTAFKEKRPAQFVRDAK is encoded by the coding sequence ATGAGCGAAGCCGTGATCACCGAAACCACCCAGGCCGGGGTGCGCACCCTGACCCTGAACCGCCCGGACAAACTGAACGCCGCGAACGACGCCCTGCTGCTGGCCCTGACGGACGCCCTGCGCCGCGCCGACGCGGAGGACAGCGTGCGCGTGGTCGTCATCACCGGGGCCGGGCGGGGCTTCTGCGCCGGGCAGGACCTCGGGGACGTGTCGGGCCGCGACATGACCTTCACCGAGCACCTGAACCACACCTACAACCCCCTGATCCGCACCATCCGTAGGCTGAACAAACCCGTGATCAGCGCCGTGAACGGCGTCGCGGCGGGCGCCGGGGCCAGCCTCGCCCTGGCCGGGGACATCCGGTTGTGGGCGCAGGGCGCCAGCCTGATCGAGGTGTTCTCGAACATCGCGCTGGTGCCGGACTCGGGCAGCACGTGGTTCCTGCCGCGCCTCGTCGGGTACCACCGCGCCTTCGAACTCATGGCGCTGGCCGAACGCGTCCGCGCCGACGACGCGCTGCGCCTGTGCCTGTGCGAACAGGTCTTCCCCGACGACACCTTCCGCGCGGACGTGCAGGCCTACGCCGAACGCCTCGCCGCGCGGCCCGCGAACGCCCTGAAGCTGACCAAGCAGGCACTGGTGTTCGCGCAGACCAGCACCCTGGACGAGGCCCTGGATCAGGAGGCCGCGCTGCAACAGATCGCCGGGGACCACTGGGAACACGAGGAAGGCGTGACGGCCTTCAAGGAAAAACGCCCCGCGCAGTTCGTGCGGGACGCGAAGTAA
- a CDS encoding XdhC family protein, with product MNAAETRALLGALRAAHARGQRAAIATVVGVRGSAYRREGTRMLILDDGAQVCMLSGGCLEAEVVEVALDVIRTGDSALTHYDLSEDATWGLGIGCGGSVDVRVERVDPDDPVTAAWLGALESGQKAALIVPLSPGAGRLLVTPDGAALGDLRADLRPFALAAARERLTHLEPRAATLTAPDGSAVFVDVSTPPPQLVLYGAGHDAIPLAAQAHALGYDVHVIDPRGAYLTPGRFPGATLHALAPEDLGAFTPGERAHLIVMNHHIDRDRVCLAHALQSGAPYVGVLGPRSRALDLLSALDAEGVTFTPTQLSRLRSPIGLRLGAEAPEEVALSILAELMAWRRGYDGSFLSGHAGRIHHEPTHPVTPPLDAGPEPVTGAGTSPTR from the coding sequence ATGAACGCCGCCGAGACCAGAGCGCTGCTGGGCGCCCTGCGCGCCGCCCACGCCCGGGGCCAGCGCGCCGCGATCGCCACTGTCGTGGGCGTGCGGGGCAGCGCCTACCGCCGCGAGGGCACCCGCATGCTGATCCTCGACGACGGCGCGCAGGTGTGCATGCTGTCCGGCGGCTGCCTGGAGGCCGAGGTGGTCGAGGTCGCGCTGGACGTGATCCGCACCGGCGACAGCGCCCTGACGCACTACGACCTGTCGGAGGACGCCACCTGGGGCCTGGGGATCGGCTGCGGCGGCAGCGTGGACGTCCGCGTGGAACGCGTGGACCCGGACGACCCGGTCACGGCGGCGTGGCTGGGGGCGCTGGAGTCCGGGCAGAAGGCCGCGCTGATCGTGCCCCTGAGCCCCGGCGCGGGGCGCCTGCTGGTCACCCCGGACGGGGCGGCGCTGGGGGACCTGCGGGCCGACCTGCGGCCCTTCGCGCTGGCCGCCGCCCGCGAGCGCCTGACGCACCTGGAACCGCGCGCCGCGACCCTGACCGCACCGGACGGCTCGGCGGTGTTCGTGGACGTCAGCACCCCGCCGCCGCAGCTCGTGCTGTACGGCGCCGGGCACGACGCCATACCCCTGGCGGCGCAGGCGCACGCGCTGGGCTACGACGTGCACGTCATCGACCCGCGCGGCGCGTACCTCACGCCCGGCCGCTTTCCCGGCGCGACCCTGCACGCCCTGGCCCCCGAGGATCTGGGCGCCTTCACGCCGGGCGAGCGGGCGCACCTGATCGTCATGAACCACCACATCGACCGCGACCGGGTGTGCCTCGCGCACGCGCTGCAGTCCGGCGCGCCGTACGTGGGCGTGCTGGGGCCGCGCAGCCGCGCGCTGGACCTCCTGAGCGCCCTGGACGCAGAGGGGGTGACCTTCACGCCCACGCAACTGTCACGCCTGCGCTCCCCGATCGGCCTGCGCCTGGGCGCCGAGGCCCCCGAGGAGGTCGCGCTGAGCATCCTGGCGGAACTCATGGCGTGGCGGCGCGGGTACGACGGATCGTTCCTCAGCGGGCACGCGGGCCGCATCCACCACGAACCCACGCACCCGGTCACGCCGCCCCTGGATGCCGGGCCGGAACCCGTCACCGGCGCGGGAACGTCCCCCACGCGGTAA
- the rraA gene encoding ribonuclease E activity regulator RraA, whose protein sequence is MTRTTSDTTPELELSTETLPTEDLPVTDLSDLRPDAPILAPIFREFGGRPRFNGPAVTLRVPGHNPLVREVLGQPGEGRVLVVDGGGNLDCALLGGELGELAVAGGWAGVIVNGCVRDTSELAQLNLGVRALAAHPRRSGKERLGERDVPVSFAGVTIHPGDAVHADEDGILILPA, encoded by the coding sequence ATGACCCGCACAACCAGTGACACCACCCCCGAACTGGAGCTGTCCACGGAGACGTTGCCCACCGAGGACCTGCCGGTCACGGACCTCAGCGACCTGCGGCCCGACGCGCCCATCCTCGCGCCCATCTTCCGGGAGTTCGGGGGCCGCCCGCGCTTCAACGGTCCGGCCGTCACCCTGCGCGTGCCCGGCCACAACCCGCTGGTGCGCGAGGTGCTCGGTCAGCCCGGCGAGGGCCGCGTGCTCGTCGTGGACGGCGGCGGGAACCTGGACTGCGCGCTGCTGGGCGGGGAACTGGGCGAACTGGCGGTCGCGGGGGGCTGGGCGGGCGTGATCGTGAACGGCTGCGTGCGCGACACCAGCGAACTGGCGCAGTTGAACCTCGGCGTGCGCGCCCTGGCCGCCCACCCGCGCCGCAGCGGCAAGGAGCGCCTCGGTGAACGCGACGTCCCCGTCAGCTTCGCGGGCGTGACCATCCACCCTGGCGACGCCGTCCACGCCGACGAGGACGGCATCCTGATCCTCCCCGCCTGA